In the genome of Anabrus simplex isolate iqAnaSimp1 chromosome 2, ASM4041472v1, whole genome shotgun sequence, the window TTTAGTTGCTAATAACTCCTTCTTTCTTAGTTTCTTTCTTCTGTGCCATCGAAATgttttctatggggttcaagtcaagAGAACTTGCTGGTCAGTTTTTAGTATTAATTTCCAGATTCTATGCGATAGCTGCATCAGGTTTACCTAGTACCATGGTGCAGCATCAAGTATTATAAATATTTGTTTGGGATAGAAGTTAGTTACTTAAAACTAACTCGTGTTGGTTTTTCTTCACTGTTCCTTGAACAATATACAGACGTCCTTAAAAATGGAATCCCTACCTGAGAGTATattaatttggcagaccactgtacctcatggggaacaatgtaagtagctaggtgttaagataaggaatgatcttcattggggtaggtAATCATATTGACGAGGTAgataagaaagtttacagatctcttcacatggtcatgagagtatttatgttgttgtagtaaggatgtaaaggagagggcgtataagtctctggtaataccgcaGTTAGAGTAAGGccctagtgtatgggaccctcaccagggctacttgatacgagaactggaaagaattcaaaagaaagcggcacgatttgttctgagtgatttccaacaaaggaatagtgttactaaaatgttgtaaactttggctgggaagatttgggagtaaggagacgagatgctcgactttgcggtgtgttttgagctgtcagtggtgagttggcgtggaatgatgtaAGTAGAAAaataatcttgagtggagcttttaacactaggaaagataaaaatatgaatataaagttggaattcaagaggagagattggggcaaatattcatttataggacgaagagtaagggattggaataaatgatcaCGGGAAATGATCgccaaatttccaagttcgttgaaaatatttaaggaaaagctagaaACAAGCTCGGTATTACAGTGCAAAAGCACTTAGTGCGTTCTTACACAAAGcatttacaaattaaattaaaacgattttcaacaatacaatacgctatattcaagtaaatagggcctatttctcttagggcccttctatagttcattttagtctaagattttttcaagcaagtaattaaatattcacttcaatcagggaaattgctccccacctgggagtgagccggaGTGTACCGACCtctcgcttaataataataataataataataataataataataataataataataataataataataataataataatgttatttatttgctttacgtcccactaactactttcacggattttggagacgccgaggtgccggaatgtagtctagcaggagttcttttacgtgccagtaaatctaccgacacgaggctgacgtatttgagcaccttcaaatactaccagactgagccagaatcgaacctcccaagttggggtcagaaggccagcgcctcaaccgtctaagtcactcagcccggcaagatgtaTGATACGGAAGACAAGAAAGGACATAGTAAAATGTAAGGACGTCAGGAAGGAAATCGGAGTGGAAAAACTTTATGACAGAATGGAGAAAAATAAACTCAGGATGGAAGAAGGAAGGATACTGAAGAGGACAATGGAGACTGAGACAGGAGGAAGAAGGGCAAGAAGGCAACCTAGACTAAGGTGGTTGTAAATTATCAGGAACAGAGTAATTAGAAGAAACTtagattggaacacagttaaggggGAACAATGGtgattggatagaggaagatggaaaggtgccagaAACATCCCAACCCATGGAAGCTGGATGTGggaaatttatgatgatgatgatgatgatgatgcataccATGACATTAATAAAATTAACACAAGATTTTGCTTCATTTGTCAATTTTTCCTTAATGCTGAAAACCACTAATTCCTTAATGATACATGTTCTTTGCTGTGCACTGTAATACATTGTACcagtatataataccttattttcACTTTTACCAATATTCAACATATCACCATTCATTAAGATATTTGTCCTTCATGAACTCACATTAACAATGATGTCTTCGTTCTTGGAAGCTGTGAAGCATAATATTCTTCTAAATTTAGAAAGTGCTTTGTCATGTTGGCTTGGTGCTCCTTGGTTGATCTGTGTGTAATCATCCCAGATAATGAAGAAACTTCTTGGTTGCATATAGAGCATGCATAAAAGTGGGTTTGCAGAAAATGTGGGGATGACCCCGGAGATGGTTTCTTAACAAGACATTCAGACTTTGAATGATTTCTCAATGCTTTGAATGACAGAAATATATCACTGCATTTTATGCAATGTAGTGTTGATGAAGTAAGGTGTCTCTTCTTATGAGCCTGAAGGGCAGAGATGGAACTGTCACTGAACGTTTCTTTGCAAAATGGCCTTTTCTCTTGAAGTGAAGCTGGAGTCCTGCAGTAACATATCAAACACTGGATATTTGCTTCATATTTTTCACAGAATTGTTCATAAATATATTCCTCCTTTTCTCTTCTGGTCTTATTTTGCTCTGTATTTTCAGTTATATCACTGTTGGTATTTGAAGTACAAAGCACTGGAACTGATGAGAACTTTCTCCTAGTAGAAACATTGCACCTGAAACAAAATTAGGTTATAAAATTATTTCACTATAACTAAGCTAACAATTATTACAAAGGCATATACTAGGCAAAGACAGAAAGGAAGAGTTGATAGTAATTCTCAAAATCTGAGCACTAATCAACTATAAATACATAGATGTAAATACCAGTGCATAAAATTATCTTTTACTGAAATTATGTTCATCCACATTTCCCGGCTAATTTAACTTTcaaaaagaagaataaaatatgtttttaagaCAAAATGGTGCCAATATATTAATCAGCTAAATTAAGAAATTATCAGAAGAGACAAAGCATCAGCTTGTAAACTGAAAAGTTCTATAAAAGTGTATTCAGAGGCTATTAAATGAGTATCTAAAAAAACTGctactttttatttaattttgccaAATCTGCCCCAATTCCTCATTACTGAATCCAAATATTGAATTTTCTATGTGAGAGGCTTTGATGTTCTTCCTATAATTTTTTGAAATATCCTGCTAGTCATGGATATACAAACCCCTTGAAGGAGCTGTGAGACTGGTTTGCAATGCAGTCTACCATTGTGGTCGCATTTGTCCAGGTGTTGTGAATTTTGGTCTGCTATACAATATAATAACACATGATGTAAAATGAGCAACAATTGGTCAAATATGCCACAATATTGTGTCAGTCTATCAATGAATTTTTGCCAGTGGTCTGTTGAAGCTATTAAAAATGTCATAGAAGGCTGTAGACAGTCACACAGTCCACTTAGTAAGTTCGAGAGAGGTCAGTGTATAAGGGAGCACTGTCTCTGTTTCATATACAGAGAGTATGTCAATGTGATCTAAAGAAGGTTGTATCATATGGAGGGAAATTTGTCAACATCCAACAACCAGACTAAATTTTGGTAGTTCAATCTAAAGTGCTATTAGGTATGACAGTAAATCACCACTAGTTTGTATCCACTTATGTCAATAATTGTATGGACCAGTAGGAACTCCGTTCTTGCAGGCCAACCTCCTGATTATGTTTTAGCAAGGAAATGTCAGGTCACATGTAGTTGCCATCACATGTGCCTTCTCAAAGGAAGATAACTCCACTTCTCCTATCACTAGATTTGACAGCCACTGACAATGTGTTGTACATGTTCAAAGTAAAGCTGCAGGATTATAACTGTCTGTCAGCAAATAGTGATGAACTTTGAATACTTTAAATGGTGTGTGGATGGTTATTTCTCAGGACACCACTAAAATGTTGTTTCATTTGATGCCCAGACTTATGGCAAAGTATAGAAACCAGAGGGAGGTACAGCACTTACTGATTTATTCTCTGCATATTTCatgctactgaaattaaataatttcttcagaactgCATCATAACAATACTTTATTTATGGACTATGGTATATATCTTTCGTGCCAGGGCTTAAGTATAAGTCATTATATATTGGGTCCTCATACTGCAAGTCAATGATTTAATTTTGAATGGTCAATACAACAAAactattattaaaaatgaaaataaatcaattttcTGAAATATGATGATGTGTTATTCACTTCAAATCCTCTATAATTAATGCTGCTTCTGATTTCATAACTTAAAACCTCTTTCCTGAAATACAGCTATTTTGACTTGTACTCTTAAGCCCTTACATGAAAGATGTATACACCTTGTTGCTTACACTGCAATCTAAGAAACTTACCAGATATACATATATGTAAACATAGCCTATGACTATCACAACTGTTTCATAGTGTTTGAATATGTATGAATAAAATTGTGCAACTAGTGTGCCACCACTGCTACACCCCTTAAAAGTTAAACTAAGAAGTTTTCACATTTTGTCATGTGTATATAAACAGCTTTACAGCCAGTAAGAAAGATAAACTCTACTGCGTAAGTCACATTTGAATGTCACATGACTCTCTTTATCTTACTGAAATGAGCACATACATCACCAAAGAATGGTGAATAGATAACATTTCAATTCATATATCAGTTGAGGCTTCTACAGACTGCATTATAAATCACGTCTGTACTTTCTGGGCTTGTAGATCACGGTCCAGGAGCATAATGATGTTCCCGACATTTCACAGAAGAGTGCGGTAGGCATTTTGAAGGGTTACAACTGACTTCGATGGCTGTGAAactcacagtggaatggagtggtgttgcaattccactttattatatagtgcaggctatgaTGCGCTGCTCACCTATTGGTCCACCATGCTACAGGGGTGGTTGCTGAttctgttcttcggccaatgattgaagcattaaggagcccgatgtaGGTCAACCTGCCTTGGCAGATATACGTAAGTGATCACCCATTGCAATACTCAGGTAAGAGAAAAGCCAGTCACCAACGAGTAGTTTCTTTAATCTATAGTACAATATCAATGTGTTATAATCTTCTATGGCAATAGTACTGAAACCATTGTGTGTACAGGAACATAAGTGAATGAGATATATCCTCCTTTGTTGTTACATTTTGAACCATGGAGAGACTAATTATAATTACTGCATCTTAATATTATTAACATGTAGATTGGATATTCAGCaagaaggctggtttaatcctccacagttctgtcaacagctgtcatagatagtctaggcaTCAATAACGACAAATTGAATACATTACACATAAGAGCCCAACAAAGGTAATAACTCATCTGCCAACAGTTACAATAAGTGTGTTGaactttatatatatatctttaaagGCTATTAGGCCTGGTGTACagaatgtaaaaaatgtaaattCCTCATTGTGCCATTATTGCAACATAGATATTAAGCACATAAACTACAGTTTCACTATATTGTGGCATGATGGTGTTAATGCCAATGTTTCAGTGCAATGAGTAATTTCCTAGACCTAAAGTAATGTGAGGCAATCttctattgaaaccattgtgtGTACAGGACACAAGATCAATAATGAAAGAAATGAGAGATATATCACAGCTAAAGACTTCAATGCCATTGTAAATAAATACACATCACCAAAGACCTGAAAGAGCTTTCTATAAATGTTTCTACAAGTATCATAATATCTGTCTATTTCTGACTGCAATTTGATTTTGTTTATAGTGTTTTGGAAAAGTGTGGATGGAAAGTATTCCACTGAGGAACATTCATTTGTTGCAAATCATGCTAGGCAAAGAAAATAATTAGGGACCTCTGTTCTTTTTCTAATCTGATTGCAAATTCTCTCTCCAAGAGGTTCACATATTTATTATGGAAATACCATATTGCACCTTTTGATTGATTAC includes:
- the LOC136863106 gene encoding uncharacterized protein isoform X2, which translates into the protein MSVITKFTKNKDGWIHVHIKQVKMGDCLPDVICPLCCYKLDIFHDFYKSAGRTHDKLRKYFIYPEIELEHQNKVISSLPEINLNIKINEKAIHQPSSSAYSDVRGNFSNSSDQVKIRKRRRSPQCHVIQEVNVMLHEEIAKNSSEPLALPRNSQCNVSTRRKFSSVPVLCTSNTNSDITENTEQNKTRREKEEYIYEQFCEKYEANIQCLICYCRTPASLQEKRPFCKETFSDSSISALQAHKKRHLTSSTLHCIKCSDIFLSFKALRNHSKSECLVKKPSPGSSPHFLQTHFYACSICNQEVSSLSGMITHRSTKEHQANMTKHFLNLEEYYASQLPRTKTSLLM
- the LOC136863106 gene encoding transcription factor grauzone isoform X1, translated to MKTSRPTRLFPKNVCRLCLWPAEPSIAIFGSEGARLNISEKINEMFPFEVKMGDCLPDVICPLCCYKLDIFHDFYKSAGRTHDKLRKYFIYPEIELEHQNKVISSLPEINLNIKINEKAIHQPSSSAYSDVRGNFSNSSDQVKIRKRRRSPQCHVIQEVNVMLHEEIAKNSSEPLALPRNSQCNVSTRRKFSSVPVLCTSNTNSDITENTEQNKTRREKEEYIYEQFCEKYEANIQCLICYCRTPASLQEKRPFCKETFSDSSISALQAHKKRHLTSSTLHCIKCSDIFLSFKALRNHSKSECLVKKPSPGSSPHFLQTHFYACSICNQEVSSLSGMITHRSTKEHQANMTKHFLNLEEYYASQLPRTKTSLLM